Proteins encoded together in one Amblyomma americanum isolate KBUSLIRL-KWMA chromosome 1, ASM5285725v1, whole genome shotgun sequence window:
- the LOC144112634 gene encoding inactive selenide, water dikinase-like protein, with amino-acid sequence MLLASSVLKVKKRPSDKRPDNAQPGDVLVLTKPLGTQVAVNAHQWLEKPERRAQLDKAGISEEDVRRVYVRAMDCMARLNLNARLMHKHGCHGATDVTGFSLLGHAQNLVQVQQRSVGFVIHTLPIIAKVPALLPATGTSFKLMHGHSAETSCGLLMCLPKENADAYCKEIEQQEGDPAWIIEDVVEGEWVARLMDSPRMLEVPSADKESKLW; translated from the exons ATGCTACtcgcctcttcagttttgaaggtgaAGAAAAGGCCTTCAGATAAAAG GCCAGACAATGCACAGCCTGGAGATGTGCTGGTGCTGACCAAGCCCCTTGGCACCCAGGTGGCAGTGAACGCTCACCAGTGGCTGGAAAAGCCGGAGCGCCGTGCTCAGCTGGACAAGGCTGGTATCAGTGAAGAAGATGTACGCAGGGTCTACGTCCGTGCAATGGACTGCATGGCACGTCTCAATCTCAATG CTCGGCTGATGCACAAGCATGGCTGCCACGGTGCCACAGACGTGACAGGCTTCAGTCTGCTCGGCCACGCCCAGAACTTGGTGCAGGTGCAGCAGCGCTCAGTGGGGTTTGTGATCCACACGCTGCCCATCATAGCCAAGGTTCCTGCCCTGCTGCCCGCCACGGGCACCTCCTTCAAACTAATGCACGGCCATTCGGCCGAGACCTCTT GCGGACTGCTGATGTGCCTTCCAAAGGAGAATGCCGATGCATATTGCAAAGAAATTGAGCAGCAGGAGGGAGACCCAGCGTGGATCATAGAAGACGTTGTTGAAGGGGAGTGGGTAGCAAGGCTGATGGACTCTCCACGCATGCTCGAAGTGCCTTCAGCCGACAAGGAGTCCAAGCTGTGGTAA